Proteins found in one Bacillus subtilis subsp. subtilis str. 168 genomic segment:
- the yddK gene encoding ICEBs1 mobile element: conserved protein of unknown function (Evidence 4: Unknown function but conserved in other organisms; PubMedId: 22505685; Product type h : extrachromosomal origin), with the protein MDTLKKLKFEANGIIGVLLDYSREPVLTNIIDQFRTSLESNDIELIRYSLEQLKTWYARNRNEIYKNEFVFNEFEHHETENKIKKFLDELPVVDETEKSSITHFSSDQNRELEKKIFISHSSKDKIVCNAFVELLEDIGVSSEDIIYTSSPYHGIPGDEDIFEYLKKHLFKGAYVFYMLSDNYYDSVYCLNEMGATWVNSNNCSTFILPGFKGEIKGVIDKNKKAFSLEEPIDLFNLKEKILRMYDLTLEDKKWERIKAKFNTKLK; encoded by the coding sequence ATGGACACATTAAAAAAATTAAAATTTGAGGCTAATGGAATTATAGGAGTACTTCTAGATTACTCTCGCGAGCCTGTACTCACAAATATTATTGATCAATTTCGAACATCTCTTGAATCAAATGATATTGAGTTAATTCGTTATTCACTAGAACAACTTAAGACTTGGTATGCACGAAACCGCAATGAAATATATAAAAATGAATTTGTTTTTAATGAGTTTGAACATCATGAAACAGAAAATAAAATAAAAAAATTTTTAGATGAATTGCCTGTAGTAGATGAGACTGAAAAAAGCAGCATAACTCACTTTTCAAGTGATCAAAATAGAGAATTAGAGAAAAAAATATTTATTAGCCACTCCTCAAAAGACAAAATTGTATGTAATGCTTTCGTTGAATTACTAGAGGATATAGGAGTGTCTTCTGAAGATATAATATACACTTCTTCACCTTATCATGGTATTCCTGGAGATGAAGATATTTTCGAATATCTAAAAAAACATCTTTTTAAGGGTGCATATGTCTTTTATATGTTATCCGATAATTACTATGATAGCGTATACTGCCTTAATGAAATGGGGGCTACTTGGGTGAATAGCAATAACTGCTCTACTTTCATCCTCCCTGGTTTTAAGGGCGAAATAAAAGGAGTAATTGATAAAAATAAAAAAGCATTCTCCTTGGAGGAACCAATAGACTTATTTAATTTAAAAGAAAAAATACTCCGTATGTATGATCTCACATTAGAAGATAAAAAATGGGAAAGGATAAAGGCTAAATTTAATACGAAATTAAAATAA
- the yddF gene encoding ICEBs1 mobile element: conserved protein of unknown function (Evidence 4: Unknown function but conserved in other organisms; PubMedId: 19943900, 22505685, 26013486; Product type h: extrachromosomal origin), producing the protein MEIAFLNSLVVTSPGFYKAEKITLDEVKQWLKHYDGRYKSFIGHKSTAQFLQKLLGIRIEQNRKTFRHMKYQKAICFSLYERYPENVLLTQRDLEKARYQFYLLTRLD; encoded by the coding sequence ATGGAAATAGCTTTCTTAAACTCTCTTGTTGTCACGAGTCCAGGCTTTTATAAAGCTGAGAAAATCACATTGGACGAAGTTAAACAATGGCTGAAGCATTATGATGGTCGATACAAAAGTTTTATCGGACATAAATCAACGGCACAGTTTCTGCAAAAATTATTAGGTATCAGAATTGAGCAAAATCGAAAGACTTTCAGACATATGAAATATCAAAAAGCAATCTGTTTCTCTCTGTATGAACGATATCCTGAAAACGTGTTGCTAACGCAAAGAGACTTAGAGAAAGCCAGATACCAATTTTATTTATTAACTCGGTTAGATTAG
- the conD gene encoding ICEBs1 mobile element: subunit of the conjugation machinery (Evidence 1a: Function from experimental evidences in the studied strain; PubMedId: 22505685, 26013486; Product type h: extrachromosomal origin): protein MGRLVFNYRKAMREPKKIQQLTENYSLPFAVELIPAINYFIFVGLCFGFWYGVRMIFPHAFDNSYVIVIFGIPFFLTMLVTKIKPEGKNIYIYFFDFAKYYFFIKLPQKKYCNDRKIDLSNEKQIEFRKLVKVVDYSNETKNAYEGNTQEFAVNKNGRRVGVLPNKKQFDSYAK from the coding sequence ATGGGGCGTCTGGTGTTCAACTACCGGAAGGCAATGAGAGAGCCGAAAAAAATCCAACAATTAACCGAAAATTATTCGTTACCCTTTGCAGTTGAGTTAATACCGGCTATTAACTATTTCATTTTTGTTGGCTTATGCTTTGGATTCTGGTACGGCGTGAGGATGATTTTCCCTCACGCTTTTGATAACAGTTACGTCATTGTGATTTTTGGGATACCATTTTTTTTAACGATGCTTGTAACGAAAATAAAGCCGGAAGGCAAAAACATCTATATATATTTCTTTGATTTCGCAAAGTATTACTTCTTCATCAAGCTTCCACAAAAGAAGTATTGCAATGATCGAAAGATTGATTTAAGTAACGAAAAACAAATTGAGTTTCGAAAACTTGTGAAGGTGGTGGATTATTCAAATGAGACTAAAAACGCCTATGAAGGCAATACACAAGAATTTGCTGTTAACAAGAACGGGCGACGTGTGGGCGTACTACCGAATAAAAAGCAATTCGATTCCTATGCAAAATAA
- the conG gene encoding ICEBs1 mobile element: VirB6 subunit of the conjugation machinery (Evidence 1a: Function from experimental evidences in the studied strain; PubMedId: 19943900, 22505685, 26013486; Product type h: extrachromosomal origin), translating into MVVMKKKRILIVSAIVLLFLTVASAVTVFSADGDTTTQPKVEKAGGVELKVKRFPISRYQANNEASDDLIKGAFVGLTNVTFSFAGNIVRVVDTGMDILYNLQPIDEFANSITNVSKTVYKTLKKNFGEALFIFTCAYVVYLFCVRGSVKEAMRRSILFICVMVIGGLWMSNAGYYMKVLNALSVEAQGKLLTAGNGLVGIVQDEGNFADSSAIEKGKEMEGTVAVMRNLYFDIALMKPFLIVNFDETSEKKINEEDTDKGGLNRIDKLLSYKLSEDGEKDKKDYIKETEIDDYKNESMTSGNVFNQLGESFIAVVASIVIGIPFLALAFFNFLLQVVALVIVFFVPFAFILAYVPQLAYSGFVTLGRLGSVYLLKAMLGVIVLFVYVTCFIVDKLIPPNGFGMYLLNVAVLASILWIGFHKRDAIIKFVTAGKVVSVDNNMMENMRQNIVQPAWEQAKKIGGVWGNGGGVFTDFTKHFGGRKDGSNADGVTGAPSGGGNSPSGTAMGYDNTHAISRTPQKETANGIANHNSRSLKRNPQTLSKEQEKQKQKEAFANAKENKQQSHLARLRKDGINSPMLKDALNEGNEDLSKRAPILQDKKDESARTDQKEYVEQLLKQPNNQQQTDDASLQHEEESTSNRAPVLQENEKDTERTDQKAYIYDEQNQNLETDQQQDFEVQKDDSVSNSEPVAQEKTAEIKRSDQKVMMNQPEPQLGFESPQSTKVENQPIANNERKIRPSEPAKVHSDGIRVDEKQAVAPAENKTVSREKQPSSQTIKRTEQSVNSFDQVSLNEIARRSSSKVEDRLRRDERTR; encoded by the coding sequence GTGGTTGTAATGAAAAAGAAAAGAATTTTGATTGTGTCGGCTATTGTGTTGCTGTTTTTAACTGTTGCTTCAGCTGTAACGGTATTTTCGGCTGATGGAGATACAACGACGCAGCCAAAAGTCGAAAAAGCTGGCGGCGTGGAATTGAAGGTGAAAAGGTTTCCAATCTCACGCTATCAAGCGAATAATGAAGCATCTGACGATTTAATCAAGGGGGCGTTTGTTGGGCTGACAAACGTCACTTTTTCTTTTGCGGGAAACATTGTCCGTGTGGTTGATACGGGGATGGATATTTTGTATAACTTGCAACCGATTGACGAGTTCGCAAATTCTATTACAAACGTCTCTAAAACAGTTTATAAAACACTGAAAAAGAATTTCGGTGAAGCTTTATTTATTTTCACGTGCGCCTATGTTGTCTACCTATTCTGTGTGAGAGGTAGCGTAAAAGAAGCAATGCGGCGGAGTATTCTATTTATTTGTGTCATGGTGATCGGTGGGCTTTGGATGTCGAACGCTGGTTATTACATGAAAGTATTGAATGCCTTGTCTGTAGAAGCTCAAGGAAAGCTTTTAACTGCGGGGAATGGATTGGTTGGCATTGTTCAAGATGAAGGCAATTTTGCAGACAGTTCAGCGATTGAAAAAGGAAAAGAAATGGAAGGCACAGTTGCGGTTATGCGTAATCTTTACTTTGACATTGCTTTGATGAAGCCTTTTTTAATTGTGAATTTTGATGAAACAAGCGAAAAGAAAATCAATGAGGAAGATACAGATAAAGGCGGACTTAATCGTATAGATAAACTGCTTTCTTATAAGCTTTCAGAGGATGGAGAAAAAGATAAAAAAGATTATATAAAAGAGACTGAAATTGATGATTATAAAAATGAATCTATGACTTCTGGAAATGTGTTTAATCAGCTGGGAGAGTCTTTTATCGCTGTGGTCGCTTCTATTGTCATTGGGATACCATTTTTAGCATTAGCGTTCTTTAATTTCTTGCTTCAAGTTGTCGCTTTAGTGATAGTTTTCTTTGTGCCATTTGCTTTCATCTTAGCGTATGTTCCTCAATTAGCTTATTCGGGATTTGTTACGCTTGGACGCTTGGGGAGTGTTTACCTACTGAAAGCAATGTTAGGGGTTATCGTTCTGTTTGTGTACGTGACTTGTTTTATTGTTGACAAGTTAATACCGCCAAATGGTTTTGGAATGTATCTTTTAAATGTTGCTGTCCTTGCTTCAATCTTGTGGATTGGTTTTCACAAGAGGGATGCCATTATCAAGTTTGTGACTGCTGGAAAAGTTGTTTCAGTTGATAATAATATGATGGAAAACATGAGACAAAACATTGTTCAGCCTGCTTGGGAACAAGCGAAGAAAATAGGTGGAGTATGGGGTAACGGAGGCGGCGTATTTACTGACTTTACAAAGCATTTTGGGGGAAGAAAAGACGGTTCGAATGCTGATGGCGTAACTGGTGCTCCAAGTGGTGGCGGTAATTCACCGAGTGGGACTGCTATGGGATATGATAATACTCATGCTATTTCAAGAACCCCGCAAAAAGAAACAGCTAACGGAATAGCTAATCATAACAGTCGAAGCTTAAAACGCAATCCTCAAACTCTATCGAAAGAACAAGAAAAGCAAAAACAAAAAGAAGCCTTTGCAAATGCAAAAGAAAATAAACAGCAATCCCATTTAGCCAGATTGAGAAAAGACGGAATAAACTCTCCTATGTTGAAAGATGCTTTGAATGAAGGGAATGAGGATTTATCCAAACGAGCACCTATCTTGCAGGATAAAAAAGATGAATCAGCACGAACAGATCAAAAAGAATATGTGGAACAGCTTCTTAAACAGCCCAATAACCAGCAACAAACTGACGATGCATCATTACAGCATGAAGAAGAATCTACTTCTAATCGTGCGCCTGTCTTACAAGAGAATGAAAAAGATACAGAACGTACTGATCAGAAAGCGTATATTTATGACGAACAAAATCAGAATCTTGAAACAGATCAGCAACAAGATTTTGAAGTCCAGAAAGATGATTCTGTTTCCAATAGTGAGCCTGTAGCACAAGAGAAAACAGCAGAAATCAAACGATCAGATCAAAAAGTCATGATGAATCAACCTGAACCGCAGCTCGGTTTTGAAAGTCCTCAATCTACAAAAGTAGAAAATCAACCTATTGCCAATAACGAACGTAAAATCAGACCATCTGAACCCGCAAAAGTTCATTCAGATGGTATTCGTGTTGATGAAAAACAGGCTGTTGCTCCTGCTGAAAATAAGACTGTATCAAGAGAAAAACAGCCTTCATCACAAACAATTAAACGGACTGAACAAAGCGTTAATTCATTTGACCAAGTGTCTTTGAATGAAATTGCAAGACGCTCTTCATCAAAAGTAGAAGATCGACTGAGAAGGGATGAAAGAACAAGATGA
- the yddI gene encoding ICEBs1 mobile element: conserved protein of unknown function (Evidence 4: Unknown function but conserved in other organisms; PubMedId: 22505685; Product type h : extrachromosomal origin) produces the protein MKTHIAWASACLLLVMLTGFFTIGQQTYKIEKLKDKNEVLSEKIKELNHIESTSSASENKAFFEAFFNYSDIDIRYETVKKHTTGKGFDYAFPSRSDQKHTVSVQSELLSLESYSKPLDESHELFLNIVEVATTANSVTTNQVLIVQTTMKKEKDGWLVDNVQVKGNG, from the coding sequence ATGAAAACACATATTGCATGGGCTTCAGCTTGTTTATTATTAGTCATGTTAACTGGATTTTTCACGATTGGACAGCAAACGTATAAGATTGAAAAGTTAAAAGATAAAAATGAAGTTTTGAGCGAAAAAATTAAGGAATTGAACCATATAGAATCAACAAGTAGCGCTTCGGAAAATAAGGCATTTTTTGAAGCGTTTTTTAATTACTCCGACATAGATATACGATATGAAACAGTTAAGAAGCACACAACTGGAAAAGGGTTTGATTATGCATTCCCTTCTCGTTCTGATCAAAAGCACACAGTCAGCGTGCAAAGTGAATTACTATCACTAGAGAGTTATTCAAAGCCGTTAGATGAGTCTCATGAATTGTTTTTAAACATTGTTGAAGTCGCCACAACTGCAAATTCAGTCACTACGAATCAAGTGTTAATTGTACAAACGACTATGAAAAAAGAAAAGGATGGTTGGTTAGTCGATAATGTGCAGGTTAAGGGAAATGGATAA
- the conE gene encoding ICEBs1 mobile element: VirB4-like ATPase (Evidence 1a: Function from experimental evidences in the studied strain; PubMedId: 19734305, 19943900, 22505685, 26013486; Product type h: extrachromosomal origin): protein MRLKTPMKAIHKNLLLTRTGDVWAYYRIKSNSIPMQNKEKVESYKKKWQHLFEEITSYEDFHLMMYPSEYELEKRFKDLETDIAADAMDVARYYNEETVRLLEQRLGRLTKYDFILGVKLKSSLVNISVELKDNILSFFNTATDTVVKMLGWEQNVSTSFFEKYEEVEETLANIMASVRGERLSETEMTYINRYHFVRGLKHQTNEESEIKDVRSITNTIIDPTDPSVLHLHSDQDEGYSAFVVIDEFLHNMSESDLFYEAQSLPFPVEVQMKIQTESKSITKPALNLKRQQLKEEQKEQQSTGDRSDVSTVTSATMIRHLQDEIKKEDVHVMNWLSVIVVHGKTKKECVGKATIVKRHLKGAGITCRLPVADQLNLFYKMLPGEKLDITDKNWIQKTTQDGVAESLFAVNSDIGSKIGFFLGWVDRFQEHTDLESAIMSSRDFVLFHPFLANQQLKGSKTRSPHCLITGDTGNGKSYLAKLIFNYISMLNIKSLYIDPKKEMRKWIQRVLNDEYIRENFPLYIAHLEKYNYITLDHENTHNWGALDPISFLPPMKAKELVQVIFEQVYDFKGKDDINTAFLRATSEVIDAKQKGEQVGSLDIIRKMQSHPEEAVQKAGDYLNEVVSDSILKLCIHDGSNPALSLEKRITILEVENMDLPDHAERLENYTISQLKSSAVMFALGKFCELFGMNQDEQTVEFIDEAWIFTTSQQGKKVERQMRRIGRSYNNAEYFISQSTKDALKEEDSGNFGVAFAFDEPNEREEVLKWMNMEVTKDNKKMMESMFQGQCLFKDYYGRTSKISIECLFEEWQGALKTVEKKAVAYAEEKYL, encoded by the coding sequence ATGAGACTAAAAACGCCTATGAAGGCAATACACAAGAATTTGCTGTTAACAAGAACGGGCGACGTGTGGGCGTACTACCGAATAAAAAGCAATTCGATTCCTATGCAAAATAAAGAAAAAGTTGAATCGTATAAAAAGAAGTGGCAGCATCTTTTTGAAGAAATTACATCTTATGAGGATTTTCACTTGATGATGTATCCAAGTGAGTATGAATTAGAAAAACGATTTAAGGATTTAGAAACAGATATTGCGGCAGATGCAATGGATGTGGCACGTTACTACAATGAAGAAACCGTAAGGCTGTTAGAACAGCGATTAGGAAGGCTGACAAAGTACGACTTCATTTTAGGTGTAAAACTGAAAAGCAGTCTTGTAAATATTAGTGTCGAACTTAAAGACAATATACTATCTTTTTTCAATACAGCGACTGATACAGTCGTGAAAATGCTCGGGTGGGAACAAAATGTTTCCACCTCTTTTTTTGAAAAATATGAGGAAGTCGAAGAAACACTAGCGAATATCATGGCTTCTGTTCGCGGAGAACGGCTTTCAGAAACAGAAATGACATACATTAACCGTTATCACTTTGTACGTGGGTTAAAGCACCAAACGAATGAAGAAAGTGAGATAAAGGATGTTCGCTCTATTACAAACACGATCATAGACCCCACTGACCCATCAGTATTGCATTTGCATAGTGATCAAGATGAAGGCTATTCAGCTTTTGTCGTGATTGACGAATTTCTTCACAATATGTCGGAAAGTGATTTGTTTTATGAAGCACAGTCTCTTCCCTTCCCTGTTGAAGTTCAGATGAAAATTCAAACGGAATCAAAGTCCATTACCAAGCCTGCCCTCAACCTCAAAAGACAGCAATTGAAAGAAGAACAAAAAGAACAACAAAGCACAGGCGATCGAAGTGATGTTTCCACTGTCACAAGTGCCACAATGATAAGGCATTTACAAGATGAAATAAAGAAAGAAGATGTGCATGTGATGAACTGGCTGTCGGTGATAGTCGTTCATGGAAAGACAAAAAAAGAATGTGTGGGAAAAGCAACGATTGTCAAAAGGCATTTAAAAGGCGCTGGCATTACTTGTCGGCTTCCGGTGGCTGATCAATTGAACCTTTTTTATAAAATGCTTCCTGGTGAAAAGTTAGACATAACCGATAAGAACTGGATTCAAAAAACAACGCAAGACGGTGTGGCTGAAAGTCTGTTTGCTGTTAACTCTGATATTGGTTCGAAAATCGGGTTCTTTCTCGGTTGGGTTGATCGTTTCCAAGAGCACACCGACTTAGAAAGTGCCATTATGTCCAGCCGTGATTTTGTCTTATTCCACCCTTTCTTAGCGAATCAGCAGTTAAAAGGTTCAAAGACACGTTCTCCTCACTGCTTAATCACAGGAGACACAGGAAACGGCAAGTCATATCTAGCGAAATTGATCTTTAACTATATCAGCATGTTAAACATCAAATCTCTGTATATAGACCCTAAAAAGGAAATGAGAAAGTGGATTCAAAGAGTCTTGAATGATGAGTACATTAGAGAGAACTTTCCCTTATATATTGCACATTTAGAGAAATACAACTATATCACGCTAGATCATGAAAACACGCACAACTGGGGAGCGCTTGACCCTATCTCCTTCCTCCCTCCTATGAAAGCAAAAGAGCTAGTTCAAGTCATTTTTGAACAAGTATATGACTTTAAAGGGAAGGACGACATAAACACAGCTTTCCTTCGTGCTACGTCAGAAGTGATTGATGCGAAACAAAAAGGTGAACAGGTCGGCTCACTTGATATTATTCGGAAGATGCAGAGCCATCCCGAAGAAGCTGTACAAAAAGCTGGTGACTATTTAAATGAGGTCGTGTCAGATTCCATTTTGAAACTTTGTATTCATGATGGTTCAAATCCTGCATTGTCACTAGAAAAGCGAATTACCATTTTAGAAGTTGAAAATATGGATTTGCCGGATCATGCTGAGCGACTTGAAAACTACACGATATCACAACTAAAGTCTAGTGCGGTCATGTTTGCACTAGGTAAGTTCTGCGAGCTATTCGGCATGAATCAAGACGAACAGACTGTTGAATTTATAGATGAAGCTTGGATATTCACCACGTCACAACAAGGAAAAAAAGTAGAAAGACAAATGCGCCGGATTGGTCGCTCATACAACAATGCGGAATACTTCATTTCTCAATCCACAAAAGACGCTTTAAAAGAAGAGGATTCTGGAAACTTTGGCGTTGCCTTTGCTTTTGACGAACCAAACGAGCGTGAAGAAGTGTTGAAATGGATGAACATGGAGGTCACAAAAGATAACAAAAAAATGATGGAATCCATGTTTCAAGGTCAATGCTTATTTAAAGATTACTATGGCCGCACCTCTAAAATTTCGATTGAATGCCTATTCGAAGAATGGCAAGGTGCTCTGAAAACAGTTGAGAAAAAAGCCGTCGCATATGCGGAAGAAAAATATTTGTAA
- the cwlT gene encoding ICEBs1 mobile element: two-domain autolysin with N-acetylmuramidase and DL-endopeptidase activity VirB1 (Evidence 1a: Function from experimental evidences in the studied strain; PubMedId: 18305117, 22505685, 24532767, 26013486; Product type e: enzyme), translating to MISKKVVLPLVFSAPFIFFFVLCIVVVMTISRENQVGDDFIGGGDGEYETVGIAPEVERFRAVFEKYARQEGVFDQVNIIMALTMQESGGRSLDIMQSSESIGLPPNSITDPERSIEVGIKHFKKVFKQAGGDVRLTLQAYNFGSGFIDYVKKNGGKYTKKLALDFSRLQAFKMGWKSYGDPSYVDHVMRYVKGSDKNVKPVKGSMDFYETVMKEALKYEGQPYAWGGSNPETGFDCSGLVQWSFAKAGITLPRTAQEQHGATKKISEKEATAGDLVFFGGTYEGKAITHVGIYVGNGRMFNSNDSGIQYSDLKSGYWRDHLVSFGRIK from the coding sequence ATGATAAGTAAAAAGGTAGTTCTTCCTTTGGTATTCTCGGCTCCTTTTATCTTCTTTTTTGTTTTATGTATCGTAGTGGTTATGACGATTTCAAGAGAAAATCAAGTCGGGGACGATTTTATAGGCGGCGGGGATGGCGAATATGAAACAGTTGGAATTGCGCCGGAAGTGGAACGATTTAGAGCAGTATTTGAGAAATATGCCCGTCAAGAAGGCGTTTTTGACCAAGTGAATATTATTATGGCGCTCACCATGCAAGAAAGTGGTGGGCGTTCTTTAGATATCATGCAAAGTTCCGAAAGTATCGGCTTACCTCCCAACTCCATAACTGACCCAGAACGTTCAATTGAAGTCGGCATTAAACATTTTAAGAAGGTTTTTAAACAGGCTGGCGGTGATGTTCGTTTAACCTTACAGGCATACAACTTTGGTTCTGGATTTATAGACTATGTCAAAAAGAATGGCGGGAAATACACAAAGAAATTAGCACTTGATTTCAGCCGATTGCAAGCTTTTAAAATGGGCTGGAAAAGCTACGGTGACCCAAGTTATGTTGACCATGTCATGAGGTATGTGAAAGGCTCTGATAAAAATGTGAAGCCTGTGAAAGGCTCTATGGATTTCTATGAAACGGTCATGAAAGAAGCTTTGAAATATGAAGGGCAACCGTATGCCTGGGGAGGTTCAAACCCGGAAACTGGATTTGATTGTTCTGGCCTTGTTCAGTGGTCTTTTGCGAAAGCTGGAATCACTCTTCCTAGAACAGCACAAGAACAACATGGGGCAACCAAGAAAATAAGTGAAAAAGAAGCGACTGCGGGTGACTTAGTGTTCTTTGGCGGCACATACGAAGGAAAAGCCATTACTCACGTCGGCATCTATGTAGGCAATGGCAGAATGTTTAATTCAAATGACAGTGGAATCCAATATTCTGATCTGAAATCAGGTTACTGGAGAGATCACCTTGTATCTTTTGGACGCATTAAATAA
- the yddJ gene encoding ICEBs1 mobile element: putative lipoprotein of unknown function (Evidence 3: Putative function from multiple computational evidences; Product type lp: lipoprotein), whose translation MKNLFIFLSLMMMFVLTACGGSKYDDAIDDVISQYKEHKGNDTEINIKRENAIVRVYEGGKYIQFAFYMPDNSSRELTTFKYYEKFGDKYEKMTDMPGNGENDRLGLSKKTPDYEEVKGEETELEE comes from the coding sequence TTGAAAAACCTTTTTATTTTCCTTAGTTTGATGATGATGTTTGTTTTAACTGCATGTGGTGGAAGCAAGTATGATGATGCGATTGATGATGTAATTAGCCAATATAAAGAGCATAAAGGAAATGACACAGAGATAAATATTAAAAGAGAGAATGCGATTGTTAGAGTCTATGAAGGGGGCAAATATATTCAGTTTGCATTTTATATGCCGGATAACTCTTCACGTGAATTAACAACATTTAAGTATTATGAAAAATTTGGAGATAAATATGAAAAGATGACTGATATGCCGGGGAATGGGGAAAATGATCGTCTGGGGTTATCAAAGAAAACACCAGACTATGAAGAAGTAAAAGGAGAAGAGACAGAGTTAGAGGAGTAA